The Salmo salar chromosome ssa04, Ssal_v3.1, whole genome shotgun sequence genomic sequence tgaagcaacatttcaagacatcagtcaggaagttaaagcttggttgcaaatgggtcttccaaatggacaataaccccaagcatacttccaaagttttggcaaaatggcttaaggacaacaaagtcaaggtattagagtggccatcacaaagccctgacctcaatcccatagaaaatttgtgggcagaactgaaaagcgtgtgtgagcaagaaggcctacaaacctgactcagttacaccagctctgtcaggaggaatgggacaaaattcatccaacctattgtgggaagcttgtgacaggctacccgaaatgtttgacccaagttaaacaatttaaaggcaatgctaccaaatactaattgagtgtatgtaaacttctgacccactgggaatgtgataatataaataaaagctgaaataatttcattctctctactattattctgacatttcacattcttaaaataaagtggtgatcctaaatgacctaagacagggaattttttctctgattaattgtcaggaattgtgaaaaactgagtttaattttatttggcaaaggtgtatgtagacttctgacttcaactgtagataactacagtatactaagtacaatacagtacagtagttgcCATAGCAGCAAAGAGCCAATTCAGTTTTCATCAACAGTCGTATGGCTTGGAGggagaaactgtctctgagcatgGTGCTGCTACACTTGATGCTCTGATACAGTTTACAAGATGGTAAAAGAGCCAGATGTCTTATTTTGCCACACTTACCTTACCGCTGCAGGGAACTCTAACGTTTATAGAAACTGAACTGTATCTACATGATCAACATTTTTGACTGGGAAGCATTTGTTTTTAGCCAGAAGTTGACAGGTTTGTTGACATAACATAAAATACATTACCTTCCATAACTCCAACTGGTGGACAATGTTAAGGGTGCTGTTTGTTCTCACAGCACATGTGACACAGAAATATTTATCTGAGCCACAATCCCCCACAGCGACATAGCAGCTCAGCCTCCTCCAAAACTATTTTTATACTGGTGGAAGAGGTGCGTCACTACAACTGGGCacaacttctgctgcagagggaacCGGCTCTGCTCCCTAGAGAGTAGTGACaattgttactgagtggactatcctggttaAATGAAGTTGAACAGAACTGAACAGAGCAACTTTCTCACCGATCCAAGTTGATGGCAAGGGTGTACGTGCTATCACGCCTCTAGTCAGGTCTCTGTAAACCAACGTGGCTATTTTTCATCTGAAAGATGGCATCTGTAAAGAAAAACAAGACAATGACAACTAAGTTTGTTTATTCTAAATGAAGATATACTATTAATTACATTTAAATGATCTGATATATAGGACACATGATTATCTACTGTATCATAATGCATGACTAGTGGAGTTACTTTGCTTACACTCAAATATTTTCTTATAGGGAATCTAAAGACGGGTAGGAAGATGTGCTTCGCATGGACAttaagtaccgtaatttccggactattaagcgcagcTGAATATAAGCCataggtgcctaccggtacattgaaacaaattaactttacacaggctttaacgaaacacggcttgtaacaaaaataaataggctttaacgaaacacggctcgtaacaaaaataaataggctttaacgaaacacggcttgtaacaaaaaatacaaaattagcagtaaacagtagcctaccaagaaagtcattggtcaccatcttccttctcctgtctcctgcactgaaaccatctccttcggtgtcggagttgaatagcctctgaattgcttcatccgatattggatcgttttcattgtcgctctcgtcactttcatccggaggcaaatcccccgctgagccctcttcaacacgcagcattccagcctttcgaaacccgttgatgatagtggattttttgacaatgctccacgctgtcaggacccactggcagacttgaccataagttgctcttcgcatgcggcccgttttagtgaaggatttctccctacttgtcatccaagcctcctgctgaacacggagcgccaccttaaatgcacgatttacactgatgtcgagtggctgcaaatactttgttgtacccccaggaatcagggtgacaaaatgactaccgtaatcagaatgatgggaagtttgagagcgctcgatttaatctaaacagtaaacaaaaatagttctttgaccttaacccgttcggcaatttcattggtctaatgaaagcttcatgccggccaaaatctgagcacgtcacagaatgtgtttttttggagaaaaatttgaaagcgggaaaaatccatatattagccgcttTATTGTTTAAGCTGCgacgttcaaagcctgggaaaaaagttgcggcttatagtccggaaattacggtagtctgAAATGCCTCCAGAGACAGGCGATGACACATCTTTGGGCTTCAACAAGCATGGGACAGGAACATTTTGGCATCTTGGCAAATGGATGATTATTGTTGGAATTGTTATAATGCACCATCTATTActtgtgtaatacccttgttttaaccaggtattgagtttatttgttataattaattggttatatatttaaaagatgattgaattgctcctaaactgtaatgttgttaatgcattatgcttttgaagaaatatttatttaatgtataagtgaatagtctGGTTTACTTTtaagtttaagttttgaccaataaggtcgttTGTTaataagttgtggccaatgggagttgacctggttaacgggaggcctgggaaaaaagagagggaaaaagacgttgatgaaaggatggacgttttacctcaggactGTTGgtaaagaaaaattataaaagaagacgacagaactagaacaaaacccatacctactaagacatgaagggaaatacatattttattttataaaagagtTATAATTTTGTTTAAACTTAGTAAAGCCTGAAGCTATCGTCTCGTCATGGAGGTATTTGCCAGCCTAGAGATTAGCCAAGCATCGAGTGACACCGGGAGAcaattgcttgggaagcttaacaTGCTGCTGAGAGACTCTGCATAAGttaatattgtgagagtcatattcgagcctggtgagagggttacacttGCCTAGTCCAGTGGTTCTCAGACTTTTTTGGTCATTTGGCCCAATGACATCTTGCTCTGCCCATAGTGCCCCCAAAGCACGCCTTCATATGCATTTTAAATGTAGGCATATCATATGAAATTAGTCTTTGTAAGTACCCACATTGGATATTGGTTCCTGCTTATAAGAATGGTGTAAGCATTGGCTAGAGAGAGTTTAAATCCATGCGAGAAAGTTTGCAATTGCACACTTCGGGAAAAATATGGAGATttaagacagagacaggagaagcagccccccccccaaaaaaaaaggagACGCAGCCAAAGAAATTAGAAGCAGCCTAACACCGAAAACAGGAAATGACACCATGACATGGTTCCCAGGAAATTTGGGCCAAAAAAGACTGCTAATGCAAAATTGCAAATCCTTTTAAATTGATTACATATTCAGATCAAAATGTGCTCAATAAATGTTCTCCCCTACTATGGGTCATATTAGCAGGCTATCCAGGGGTAAAACATTTATAATCCAGTAGATTAGCTTTGTAAATCACAGTTAAAAAAATAATGTGATAACGTACCTTTGACGAAGGGAAAGGACGTCAGAAGATCTTCTAGTTTTAGTTACTACACAATAAATATGGTAATTGCCTCCACCAACGTTTACGGGGTGTATAACAGCCATGGTTGAGGCTTTTTGCTTACTCGGGAATTACCATATAAAACGTTGATTTGAAACTTCTGACTAACTAGTGGGTCAGGCGTCGCTCCACTGTCTGATTCATATCGCGTGATTTCTGATGATTGTTCTCGATTATATCGACTGATTGGTTTTGTATGCGGTGAAGAGGAAAAATGTAAAATGATATTACACtactcaaaaggcacctaattgcTGTAATGACCCAGGTTTCAGAGACATTTGATTATTAGATGAGATTAATTTACTTTTGTAAAACATTATTCTATGTAAATAAAGTTCTATTTGATTTGAATAACGATATAATGGtcaaacagtacagtacaggctgTTGTTCAAAGTGTTGATGTGGTGAGACTGATGTTATTGATACATTCAACATTTTGTactaaacatttaaataaaaaacaaCTAATTAACTAATCATGTCCTTTattagaaacaaacacacacacactttcacacgcaTGCCGTGTTCATGTGCTAGTCGGACCTAGGAAACTCTGACATTTCTGACTTGCTAATTGGTTGAACGCGGCACATGTATAATAaaagtttcctagttccgactactGTGGCAATACATATTGCAGGTGAAATTGTTGGTGAAAAATAGCAAAACACGTGGCAGGATGTGAAACATCTGAAAACAAGGCCCTTTATCTAAATAAAAACATTCACAATTTCCTACAACACATAATGGATGGGGAATATCGAAGACATGATATCATACCCATGCCTAGTATACATTTGTAAGAAAATAAATATTTCACTTTGACCATAAGAAATTaggttaaaaaaataattatGTGTACGATGCCTCTGTCTATATGCCCTTGGCCAGGGGGGAAAGTCTTAAGAGTATCCAGTCTGCTCCAGGAGTTCATCCAGCTCCAGATTACGGATGATACTGATCAACCCCTTACTGATGCGATAGGTGTGCTGGGGGTCAAAAGCACCTCTGTGATGATCATGTTGGGTCACGTAGATTCTGTCCAATACACGGTCTGACTGCATGCTGATGATGATCCGGTCTATGTTGCTGTCGTCATCGTGTCCTGTGTGGTTTTTGCGGACATAACGTGGTAGGTTCCTAGACCCAGGGGCATTCAGATTGCCCACTTCGTAGTATGGTAAACCATGGTCTGGTAGCAGTTGGTTACACTGGCCATCATGCTCCTCTATCTTGTCAAAGAATTGGTGGAAGCCAAACACCTTCTTCTCAGGGTTGCACACTGTCAACATTTCACCCATTTTGTTGAATTTGACGTAGTTGTGGGCGAACCAGTAAAGGAGATGAAGACCGTGTCTAGGTCGGGGTGTACCAAAGCCAGATGACTGGAGGTGTCTCATTTCATTAAGTGTGGCCATGGAGGAAGGACAAGGAAGTGAGTATCCAGTCTGCTCCAGGAGCTCATCCAGCTCCAGATTACGGATGATACTGATCAACCCCTTACTGATGCGATAGGTGCGCTGGGGGTCAAAAGAACCTCTGTGATGATCATGTTGGGTCACGTAGATTCTGTCCAATACACGGTCTGACTGGAGGCTGATGATGATCCGGTCTATGTTGTTGTCGTCATTGTGTTCTGTGTGGTTTTTGCGGACATAACGCGGTAGGTTCTCAGAACCAGGGGCATTCAGATTGCCCACTTGGTAGCATGGTAATTCCTGGTCTGGAAGCAGTTGGGTGTCGAAGAAGCGGTGGAAGCCGAACGCCTTCTTCTTAGGGTTGCGCACTGTCACCATCTCGCTGTCGTTGTTGAATGTGACATAGTCGTTGGAGAACCAGTGAAGGAGTTGAAGGCCGTGTCTGGGTAGGGGTCTACCAAAGCCAGACGATTGGAGATGATCAATTTCGTTCAGTGTCTCCATGGTTATGATTTACTCTAGAAAGGAGGGAGGGCAAGGTAGAAAAGgtggaaagatggagagggaaagagagaattagagtggGTTTGCTTGTCAAAGAGTATGAGCAAAACATTTATTAAACTGTTCCAAGTGAAAGAGGACACACACTTTTCTGTCATTGTCTCTACGGAGTGGTCATTGAGAAAATGGTTTGCATCCTCTTCTCAACAcgacagaaacacacactaacTAGAGGTGGACTTCACCCTCATTGTATCTTTGCTGTTCTGCCTATGTGCCCTTCCATGGAAATCTGAACAATAAAAGGGATATAATCAAAGGTGTCTGCAAAGGGAGGACAGTCAAGTTGCACCTGACTATAAAACTAGAGGAGCAGCGTAATTTCTCGTGAACATGCATAGATGCCAGCAGGGTACCGGCTTAGGTGTACATGCCTGAAGGCAGCAGGCCCACCGGATCAGGAAATGGTGGGTACACCAAGTCAGGTGGGTGAGACCCTAGCAGGACAGGAGGCCTAGGGCCTCACAAGGCAGGAGACTCATAGCCAACTGCTACTAAGGCCACAAACTGCTGGAGACTTGGAGCCTAACTGGGCATGAGACATACAGTAGGGCCTAGGACTAGAACAGGACACTACGGGATGTGCTTCAAGTTGTAacatcacatgcacaagtacagtgaaatgccttgctAACTTTCTTCAAATCAAATGAGGGACTGTGGACCCATGGAACAGTTAGCCTAGTAACTGGACAGAAGATTTTCCGATAGGGTGAGATGTTTTTCATCATCGATGGCAGATCAGTATTGGGGTTATGGTAATCTGAGGCTAGATCTGTGGGTAATGTGAATGTATCCCAGTTGGGTTACTATTTATTAATACAAATATAATTATAAATAAAGTCCCAATACAAAATCCCCTCTCCCTTTCATATTTTAGCCGACATTAAACAGGTGATCACCTGATCAACCTTCTCAGCCTGAAATGTGATGTCCTCAATACAGACTTCTCAGCTTGCACAAAACGTTGTTAGAACCACAAAGCGTGGTGAGAGTgttgttgtcctatggttattttgcaaacATCCTTCCCTGGGAATGTTGAAGGATTGTGGATGGCTTTGgtacattctcagcacatttaaggaacttaacAAAAAAAGCTGGTAAGGCGTGCTTGTAAAACAATTCGAAAACATTTAGGCCTAAATTGTTGTATTAAATCAGTCAAGCCTCATTGCAAGATATCATCCTTGAGCAAACCTTGAACGTCTTGTCCAAATAGTCTAATAAAACAACCAAGACTTTCTGTAACCAACCAGCTTACTTCCTTATGTCCATCATTATGCAGAAGAGATGTTTACAAATTGTACATTGATGGCaaataaatgattaaaatgaACAACTTACCTATTTTGAATCAAGTATATTCAATGTTCATGAAGTGGTAATATGCTAGGCTGCTTTGGAGTTACAATTGTATAGCAATAGTTTAACTTTTAGCCTGCCGAGTTGTTTATATGCAGAATGTAGACGTGTCCTTACCACTCCCCAAAGTTCCAAGGGCAAAAAGCCAAGGCTATTTAACACTATAATCTCCTAATATTATTTtgtaaaaatgttatttttttgctAACTCTCAACTAAAATCACAGTTTATCAGTATGCTTAGTAACACAATATACAAACTCCAATCTGTTAATTGGATCTGAAAATAATTTCAATACATGAATTGAAATGGCTTGCGTTTAACTGTCCAAAATTAAATTCAAGCCGGTAATCACAATACATTTCATAGAATGCTGAAAACGATGAGCAGCATGCCACCCTTTTCAAATCTTGTAATAATTTTAAAGCAACCACATTGTGTGGTTTGTATTTTTCATGAATCCCCTCTAGAGAGAGTACCGGTACGTTAATATATACACATTCATTTAGAATCAACTCAGTATTTAAGACATGAGTCATACTTTCAATGCCACATATGCTTTAGATTCAGAGATGTCTCTGACGTAAGAGGTACATGGAATGCTGAAAGCCAACCTtttgataaaaacattttaattctTGTGCCATTTCCATGTCACACAGCCACAAAACATGACCTGAAAGAGAACAAACTGTACTAACAGGTTCTTCGTTGTCACACGGACACATGAGAGAATCAATGCCTCAGGGCAGGTAATGCAAACAACATATTTTGCATTGCCTGCCCTGAATCATTCAATCTTTCATGTGTCAGTGTGACAACAAAGAACCTGTTTAGCAGAATAAGGCAAGTGTAAAATCCTGTTAAATTCCAGTACTATAAACAGCATTTTATCAACACAGAAGTTATACAGTGTTATGCTTGAATGTTTTTAGTTGAGCTACATCTAATGACAATGCTTTCCTTTCAAATTACACAACTGGATTGGTAACTATGGGCGTTCACTTAACGCCTCCTGCAACACCCAAATTTGCAAACCTGCTGGTTTTTGGCACAGTGTCTTTCTAAAACTTGTTTTGCTAAGAGGTGCTGaaggggaatatatatatatattctcagaTTAACGTGTATTCCAACATCAAAAATGTAGTCCTATATTCTGATGTGACATGTTGAGAATTACTCTCTCTATTTCATGATGCGTCTTTCCACAATAATCCTTTTTAGTCCGAAAAATAGAATATATTTTTCTATAA encodes the following:
- the LOC106602550 gene encoding uncharacterized protein isoform X2, with protein sequence METLNEIDHLQSSGFGRPLPRHGLQLLHWFSNDYVTFNNDSEMVTVRNPKKKAFGFHRFFDTQLLPDQELPCYQVGNLNAPGSENLPRYVRKNHTEHNDDNNIDRIIISLQSDRVLDRIYVTQHDHHRGSFDPQRTYRISKGLISIIRNLELDELLEQTGYSLPCPSSMATLNEMRHLQSSGFGTPRPRHGLHLLYWFAHNYVKFNKMGEMLTVCNPEKKVFGFHQFFDKIEEHDGQCNQLLPDHGLPYYEVGNLNAPGSRNLPRYVRKNHTGHDDDSNIDRIIISMQSDRVLDRIYVTQHDHHRGAFDPQHTYRISKGLISIIRNLELDELLEQTGYS
- the LOC106602550 gene encoding uncharacterized protein isoform X1 yields the protein MKTLNEIDHLQSSGFGRPLPRHGLQLLHWFSNDYVTFNNDSEMVTVRNPKEEEFGFHRFFDKKEEHHGQLNQLLPDQGLPYYEVGNLKAAGSENLPRYVRRNYKRHNDDSNIDRIIISMQSDRVLDRIYVTQHDHHRRAFDPQHTYRISKGLISIIRNLELDELLEQTGYSLPCPSSMATLNEMRHLQSSGFGTPRPRHGLHLLYWFAHNYVKFNKMGEMLTVCNPEKKVFGFHQFFDKIEEHDGQCNQLLPDHGLPYYEVGNLNAPGSRNLPRYVRKNHTGHDDDSNIDRIIISMQSDRVLDRIYVTQHDHHRGAFDPQHTYRISKGLISIIRNLELDELLEQTGYS